In Pseudomonas sp. LRP2-20, the genomic window CCCACAGGGCAACTGCTGAGCGAAACCAACAGCGCCGGGTTGTTGCAGTACGGTTATGACGAGTTGGGCAACCTGCAGACCCTCACCCTGCCCGATCAGCGCAAACTCAATTACCTCTACTACGGCAGTGGGCACCTGCACCAGATCAACCTGGACGGCCGGGTCATCAGTGACTTTGAGCGTGATGCCATGCATGACGAAGTCATGCGCACCCAAGGCAGCCTGATTACACGTACCCGTTATGACAAAAGCGGCCGCTTGAGTGGCAAGGCCATCCACTACCGCGATGCTCCTGCTGAAGTGCTGCCATTGTTGGACAAAACTTATCGCTATGACGCCAGCGACAACCTTGTGGCTGAAGGGCTGACCCAGACGCAACGCAAAGGCATGTCTGGCGCTGCCAACGATGAACAAGCCCACCTCGAACAGATCATCGGTCGTTTCCACGACCTGCCCCACACAGGGAGGAGTTACTCGGGCAGTAATCGCTATGGATACGATCCCAACGAACAACTGCAAACTGTCCACCAATCTCGCCCCAACTGGCAGGCGACACAGGTCGAGGATTACAAGTACGACAAGGCAGGCAACCTGTTCGACGGGCCGAAGCTTAATGGCCTGATCAGGCACAACCGAGTGCTGGTTTATCAGGACAAGCGGTATCGCTATGACCGATTTGGGCGATTGTGCGAGAAGCGAATCGGCAGTCATCGGGTGCAGCGCTTCGAGTACGACGCCGAACAACGGCTGGTGTGTGTGGAGCAAATGCGGCATGGGGAGAGCGAACGCATTGTGTTCGGCTACGACCCGCTGGGGCGGCGGATCAGCAAGGCTGTATACAGGCAAGGCGAAGCCGAGCCTGTACGCCGGACGCTGTATCACTGGCAGGGGTTGCGCTTGGTGCAGGAAGTACAGAGCGGACTGTCCAACCTTTATGTCTATGCGAGCCCAAATAGCTATGAACCGCTAGCACGTATAGACGAGAATCTGGATAAGGACAACATACAGCATTTCCACTCCAACCTGGCTGGGCTGCCCGAACAGGTAACGGATAACAATGGTCATACAGTGTGGCGCATCGATTGTCACGGTTGGGGCACCGCACGGGAGGAATGGCGCAGTCCACAGCAAGGAAGCGAGCAGAATTTACGTTACCAAGGTCAGTACCTTGACCGAGAAACGGGGCTGCACTACAACACGTTCAGGTTTTATGACCCAGATGTGGGAAGGTTCACCACACCGGATCCTGTAGAGTTGGCAGGCGGAATAAACCTTTACCAATACGGCCCAAACACCGCCACATGGATCGACCCTCTGGGACTTTGCCGCCGGGGGAATACTATAACGAAACGTCACATGGATGAAATTAGAGATCAGTTTTTACGCGATAATAACCTTTCACCTATGTCGCATACTCAAGGTGGACGACAGATGGGGACTGGCATTGAACTTAGAGAAACATACTTAAAGCCTCTACCTGGAGGATTAGGTCGAAAGGGAGGCTCATACACAGACATGACATTCATAGATGCAAAGGGCCGAACCGTATACATTCAAACAGTGGACAAAGGCAAGGTCAACGGAATGTCACAGCGCGAATGGGACAATGCTAACCGGATCACGAAACAAGACCCTAGCGCCATTGTAATCAGCGTCGTTAAAGGAAAAATCACCACTCCAGGATCTTTAAATACTTCCAACATGCCAGCCGGGCAAGTGATAATAAGGTAATTAACAATGGTCAACAAAACACCAACACTCCTAGTATTTATGACGCAAGCTGATGAGCTTCGCTTTTCTAGAGAGCTCTTATCTCAATTTCCCGAGATAACATTCATCGAGACGGGAAACTGGGAAAAACGATCGCCCAAAACAAGGCATATGCTAAATGAATGCCACAGTGACAGCCCGCAGCACTCCATATGGAACAAACTAATACTACCAGAGCACATATATAGCAAAAACTATATATTCCCCAACGAGAATAAAAGGTCATACTTCGGGGCGACGGTCGGACCTGGACTCATCCAGTACATCAGACCACACATAGCAGACTACGACCCTTCCTGCCTTCGCAATGGAAGGCTATCTGCTTCATACGACCCCAAGAAAGATCCTGCAACCGATTTGTTTGTAAAAACAGTATTTAAGATAGCCAGGAAGGGAGCGGTAGATGTTTTTTTAGTTGACCGTAAAACCGGCAACACTTCCGACAAACCAGAAACTCATTTCCTTGCATGGCCAGACGCTGCCAATTGCTATAATGGACAGGATGGTAGTTATCTCACAAATAACGCCTTTGCGTATTTTGTCGGAAACAAAAAACAATCTGGCATTAAATAAATCTCACGAACCCCAGAGACACTTGGGCGTAGCGAACATATCAGCTACCTGCGCCACTGGGCGCTACCCGTTCAGGTCTCCGAGGCTGCAGGGCGTACCCGGCGTTACGGCCACGATGCCCATGGCAATTTGCTGTGGGAGCAGGATCCACTGGGCCATAGCACACAATATCAATACAGCCCGGAAGGCCGCGTTACCCGCATTACCGATGCCCTCGAAAAGACCAAGCACCTGAGCTGGAACACCCGTGGCCAGTTGCTCAGTTACCGTGACTGCAGCAACAACCAGACGCTGTACCACTACGACTTGCATGGCCGCCTGAGCGAGAGCATCAACGCCCGCGGCGAGAAGACCCTCTTCCGTTTTGACGCCCGCGGCTACCTGATCGAAAATGAACGGCCCGATGGTCGTATCGACCGCTACGAAGTCGATGCCGCCGGCCAGCTGACGCGCTATATCGATCCTGCGCAAAAGAACCTGCAGTTTAACTACGACCACAGCGGTCGCCTGGTCGAGCGCCTGGATGCCATGGGCCACAGCGTCAGATTTCGTTACGACGCCTACGGCCGATTGCTCAAGCTCACCAATGAAAACGACGAGTCCTATCATTTTGGCTGGGACAAGCTGGATCGACTGGTCGCGCAGGAGGACCTGGATGGCAGTGGGCGCATTTATGAATACGACGTACTCGATGGGGTCACCACCTTCCGCACCCTGCCCAAACGCGACCGGATCGCCGTGCGGTTCATGTGCACGGCGATTTACAAAACTCGCCCAAAACGCGCGATTGAAGGCTTAGCCCGGCCTCAGGCCACGCCATCCAACCCCATCTGCCAGAAATCAGCCTCCAGCCTCGAAGCCTGGCCAAAGATCTGTACCAGCTCGACAAACCGCTGCTCGGTCATGCTCCGTGCCGCCAGTTCATCCAGATGCTTGCGCGCCGCCGCGGCCACGCCCTGGTAAGCCTCCCCGGCATACTCGCCAATCCACTCCCGGTACGGGTGCTCGCTCAAGTCGCCAATGCGCTGCGCCAGCGTGCGGCCGATCTCGGCGTAGCCAATCACGCACGGTGCCAGGGCCACATGCAACTCGAGCAGGTCACCGGCCGTGCCGCAGTCGAGCACGTAACGGGTGTAAGCCACGGTCGCCTGGTGTTCCGGCGCTGCCTGGATATCGGCCTGGGACAAGCCCCAGCGCGCGCACAAGCGCAGGTGCAGCTCGGTCTCGTCAAGAATCGCCGCAAGGCCCGCCTGGGCGGCGCGGATATCCGCCGGCAAGCGGCTTTTGTAGGCGGCCAGGGCCCAGGCGCGGGCGAACTGGATGAGGAACAGGTAGTCCTGGATCAGGTACGTGCGGAAGGCTTCTTCCGGGAGGGTACCCTCGCCCATCTGCCGCACGAAGTCGTGGTCGACATAGCTGTGCCACTGCCCGGCAGTCGCAGCCTTCAAACGCTCGAAAATATCCATGCTCACGCCTCCTCGGTGTAAATGGCGTCGAAGAAGGCAAGCTCCAGCTCAACGGTGCGTTTGTAGAAGTCACTGGCCAATGCGGCCTCCTGGGGGCCGACCCGGTCCAGCTCGGACTTCAGGAAAGCGACGAAATCGCAAAATGCCGGATTGTCGTGCAGGGTGATCCATTCGGCATGGACGAAGTTGGCGGGCAACGGCTTGGGTGCCTTGAGAGCCCAGTCCAGATACAGGCCTTCGGCAACGTTCAGCACTGCCAGCGCGGCGGCGTAGGAACGGGTGGCAGCAGCCTCGCGCATGATGGCCTTGAAACCGGCGGTAGGTGCAGTGTCTGCAGGCGCTGTGCGTTGCGCGGGGCTGACGTCCAGCGCCTCGAACGCGCGCAGGAAATAGGTGTTCTCGTCGCTGGAGATCATCCCCGCGAAGCGGCCGAAGCGCAGGCGGGCCTCGAAGGTGTCGGCGGTGGCGATGGCGGCGCCGAGCAAGGTCAGGAAGCTGTCGAGAAAGCGGTGGTCCTGGACCAGGTAGCGGACCATGATCGGGTCGGCCACGCTGCCCGCGCAGAGTTCACTGACGAAACGGTGGCCGACGGCAGCCGACCAGGTCGGTTGGTTCTGGCGTTGCAGGGTTTCGCTGAAGCGTTCGTTCATGGTGTGGCCTCACAGTGAGGCCGGCAAAAGGCAGGTCTGGCAGTCCCATCCCTTCGCCGGCATTATCCGGATCAGGTTCGAAGGGTCACCGCGCTGCAGCTGCCAGCGGTTTCTCAGCCCGTTGCCGGGCTCCCCTTGGTGGGCAACAGGTATACAGCGCCGATCACCAATTGTCACCACTCCCATCACCGGAGTTGGGCCCAGCCCTGCCCAGTTTTGGGGGCCTACACCCGGTCTTTGACACCCCGTTATTTAGCGCGCCTCAGGCGCCACAAGGAATTGTTTAACAAAGCTTTACCAAAAGATGTGTTGGCACAGCCGTTGCTCAGGCCATAAAAACCCGGCAATACGCCATTGATGGCCCATAGCCATTTAGCCGTGAGCGAGGCACCAGGCAATGAAAACCCCTGCCGTGATCCACCCCAACAGCCACGCCTTCAAATTGTCCGCCGTGACCGCGCTGATGTTCAGCCTTGGGCTGATCTCGGCCATGGCCAGCACAATGGATGATGTCAGCCAGCCACCGCCGACAGACCCGTCGCATTACGATGACCAGCCGGCCGACCCGGCCCCGGCACTGCTCAACCTCTTCAACCTGCCCGAAGCCAACCAAGGTTCGCTGGAACTGCAAAACGGGGTATACGGCGATCGTGCCTCCAACCGCGTCGACAACGTACTGCCGCCTGCCCTGCAGACGTCACGCAATTACCCTACCAATGGCAAGCCGAGCCCGCTGTTCGGGGCGCAGCCGTTCACCCAGCAACTGCTGCTATTCGAAGAATTCGGCCCGGAGAAACTCGACCCCAACCTACCACCGCCAAACCTGACCTTCCCGGTCCCCACGCTGGGCGCCGCCCCTGCGCAAGACCCTGACGTGGTGGCCCGCAGCAGTCCCAACGGCAACGCCCTGGAAGCCTTCCTCAAGCAGCCGGGCCTGTACCCGTTCCCCACCCAGTACGCCAACACCCTCGACCGCAACCCGTGGAAGGCGCAGATCGAGATGTTCCTCAACCGCAACTCGGTCGGCTCGCCGGCAGAAGGCCGGCCACCAGGAAAAGGCTGGTCGCACCAGCGCTGGAACGAGTTCTACCCCCAGGCAGCGTTCAAGACCGCACAGGCGGGTGCACGCATCAACCAGGGGCTGCGTGACCGCAAGCAGTTGCACAACTATGCCGTTGGCGAGTTCGCGCCGGGCGGGTTGTATTACCAGACCTCGGACATCCCGACCACCCTCGGTACCACCAAGGGCATCGACCCCCGCTTCCACCCGAACTTCCCGCAGCAGAACCACAAATCGCTGTGGACCTTCGACGGCACCTTCCCGCCGAAGCTGCTGATGGTTCGCTATGGCCAGCCGGTGCTGATGCGCCACTACAACGCGCTGCCGATCGACCCGGCAGCCAACGCAGGCTTTGGCTTGCACACCATTTCCACCCACGAGCACAACGGCCACTCGCCAGCCGAGAGCGATGGCTTTGCCAACGCCTACTTCTTCCCTGGCCAGTACTATGACTACCGCTGGCCGATCCAGCTGGCCGGCTACGACACGATCAACACCCGTGCCGAAGATCCGCGCGCCGCGTTCCCCTGCTCGCCGGGTGAAACGCTGTTCGTCAACGACGCCAACCCCGGGCTGAAGACCTGCCAGAACGGCAGCATCAAGATTCGTGGCGATTGGCACGAAACCATGAGTACCCACTGGTTCCACGACCACATGATGGATTTCACGGCGCAGAACGTCTACAAAGGCAACGCCGTGATGATGAACTACTACAGCGCCATCGACCGCGGCAACGAAGCTCTGCAGGACGGCGTCAACCTGCGCTTCCCCAGCGGCTCGGCCATGCCGTGGGGCAACCGCGACTATGACGTCAACCTGGTGATCGCCGACAAGGCCTGGGATCAGAACGGCCAGCTGTGGTTCAACCCGTTCAACACCGACGGTTTCCTCGGCGACCAGGTGCTGGTCAACTGGCAGTATCAGCCCAAACTCAAGGTGCGCGCCCGCAGCTACCGCTTCCGTATCCTCAACGGCTCGGTGTCGCGCTATTTCAAGTTTGCCGTGGTGCGTGAAATCGCCGGCAACAGTGGCGAGTTCAAGGGGCCGTCCGGCTCCAACGTGTCGTACGCGCGGGTGCCATTCCACATGATCGCCAACGACGGCAACATCATGGAACACGCCGTGCCGTTCGACGGCACCATGGACCTCAATGGCGACGGCAAGACCGACGACAACAACGGCATCCTGCCGCTGCAAGGCATCGCCGAGCGTTACGACATCATCATCAACTTCGCCAAGAACGGGATCAAGGTTGGCGACAAGCTGTACATCGTCAACATCATGGAGCACGAAACCGGCAAGGGCCCGAAACAGGCCATTTCATTGGCCGACGTGCTGTCCGAGAAGTACAAGGCGGTGATCAAGCAGACCAGCACCGGGCCCGAATGGGACAGAGGCGACCCGGTAGTCGGCAAGGTCATGCAGTTGGTCGTGCAACCCTACAGCGGCACCGACGTCAGCATGGACCCAAGCGCCTATGAACCGGCCAAGCCGGGCAAGGCCGAAGGCCTGAAGATGATCCCGCTGACCATCGACCGCACGGCCGTCGCCGACCAGGCCAAGATCAAGGCCGCGCGCCACCGCGAGTTCACCTTCGGTCGCTCCGACGGCACCGACACCACCCCCTGGACCATCAAGACCGACGGTGGCTTTGGCTACAGCATGGACCCACGGCGCATCTCCGCCGCACCGCAACTGGCCAGCGAAGCGACCCAGGCCGGCTTCAGCGGCGACGGCACCCTGGAAGTGTGGAAGATCAAGAACGGCGGCAGCGGCTGGAGCCACCCGGTGCATGTGCACTTCGAGGAAGGTGTGATCCTCAGCCGTGACGGCAAGGCGCCACCGGAATGGGAAAAATGGGCACGTAAAGACGTCTACCGCATCGGCCCGGACGCCGACTCCTCGAGCGAAGTGGAAATGGCCATTCGCTTCCGTGAGTTCGCCGGTACCTACATGGAGCACTGCCACAACACCCAGCACGAAGACAACTCGATGCTGCTGCGCTGGGACATCGAGCACCCTGGGCAATTCCAGGTGATGCCGACGCCGCTGCCAGGCTGGGATGGCGTGCAGTACATGGCTTCGGTGGGCCTGCCGACCTTCCGCACCGCCAGCAACAACAACACCGACACGGCCAACAAGCCACCGGTGGCGGTGAACGACAGTGCCGCGACCACGGCCGGCAAGCCGATCGTGATCAACGTGCTGGCCAACGACACCGACCCCGAAGGCAACCTGCCACTGACTGTCAAGGACCTCAACCAGCCTGATTCCGGCAAGGGGACGGTCAGCACCGACGGCACCAGCGTGACCTACACGCCGCCGGCCACGGTCGACACCCCGTTCACCGCCAGCTTCGCCTACACCGCGCGCGACGCCAAGGGTGCCGATTCGCTGACCCAGGCGACGGTCAATGTTGCGGTGGGCCCTGCTGTGGTGGCGGACAAGATCGAGGTCAGCAGCGCCGTGGTGCAGGTGCGCAGCAACAACCGCTACACCTGGGACATCTCCGGCACCACCTCGGTGGCCAGCGGCAACAGCATCACGGTAACCGCAGCCACCACCAGTGGGCCGCTGAACCTGGGCACGGCAACGCTGACGACGGCATCCACCGGGGCGCGCTGGCGGTTGTCTACGACCACCACCGGCAGCGGCCCGGCGACGCCGGCGACGATCACCGTGAAGTCAGCACTGGGCCAGAGCGTAACGGCGCCCATCAGCATCAAGTGACAGCGGGGCCGCCACGCGGCCCATCGCCGGCAAGCCGGCTCCCACAGGTAGCGAGCACAGTGATGTGAAATGCCTGTGGGAGCCCGGCTTGGCGACGATAAGGCGGTCAACCACCACACAAGAAAACAGAGGATCGCATCATGGCCCTGTCATGGCGTGTTCTGCTTGCCCTCACCCTGTTCGCCGCCGGTACCCACTACTGGCCAATCAATCCAGCCCAATCCGCCCCCTCGGCCGTGGCGGCTACACCGTGGGGCGCCAGCTACTTCCCCAACACCCCGCTGGTGACCCAGGACGGCAAGAAGGTGCGTTTCTTCGACGACCTGATCAAGGACAAGGTGGTGGCAATCAACTTCATCTTCACCGGCTGCACCGACTCCTGCCCGGTGGAAACCGCCCGCCTGCGCCAGGTGCAGAAAATCCTCGGTGACCGGGTCGGCAAGGACATCTTCCTCTACTCC contains:
- the tenA gene encoding thiaminase II translates to MSMDIFERLKAATAGQWHSYVDHDFVRQMGEGTLPEEAFRTYLIQDYLFLIQFARAWALAAYKSRLPADIRAAQAGLAAILDETELHLRLCARWGLSQADIQAAPEHQATVAYTRYVLDCGTAGDLLELHVALAPCVIGYAEIGRTLAQRIGDLSEHPYREWIGEYAGEAYQGVAAAARKHLDELAARSMTEQRFVELVQIFGQASRLEADFWQMGLDGVA
- a CDS encoding TenA family protein, with the protein product MNERFSETLQRQNQPTWSAAVGHRFVSELCAGSVADPIMVRYLVQDHRFLDSFLTLLGAAIATADTFEARLRFGRFAGMISSDENTYFLRAFEALDVSPAQRTAPADTAPTAGFKAIMREAAATRSYAAALAVLNVAEGLYLDWALKAPKPLPANFVHAEWITLHDNPAFCDFVAFLKSELDRVGPQEAALASDFYKRTVELELAFFDAIYTEEA
- a CDS encoding Ig-like domain-containing protein; translation: MKTPAVIHPNSHAFKLSAVTALMFSLGLISAMASTMDDVSQPPPTDPSHYDDQPADPAPALLNLFNLPEANQGSLELQNGVYGDRASNRVDNVLPPALQTSRNYPTNGKPSPLFGAQPFTQQLLLFEEFGPEKLDPNLPPPNLTFPVPTLGAAPAQDPDVVARSSPNGNALEAFLKQPGLYPFPTQYANTLDRNPWKAQIEMFLNRNSVGSPAEGRPPGKGWSHQRWNEFYPQAAFKTAQAGARINQGLRDRKQLHNYAVGEFAPGGLYYQTSDIPTTLGTTKGIDPRFHPNFPQQNHKSLWTFDGTFPPKLLMVRYGQPVLMRHYNALPIDPAANAGFGLHTISTHEHNGHSPAESDGFANAYFFPGQYYDYRWPIQLAGYDTINTRAEDPRAAFPCSPGETLFVNDANPGLKTCQNGSIKIRGDWHETMSTHWFHDHMMDFTAQNVYKGNAVMMNYYSAIDRGNEALQDGVNLRFPSGSAMPWGNRDYDVNLVIADKAWDQNGQLWFNPFNTDGFLGDQVLVNWQYQPKLKVRARSYRFRILNGSVSRYFKFAVVREIAGNSGEFKGPSGSNVSYARVPFHMIANDGNIMEHAVPFDGTMDLNGDGKTDDNNGILPLQGIAERYDIIINFAKNGIKVGDKLYIVNIMEHETGKGPKQAISLADVLSEKYKAVIKQTSTGPEWDRGDPVVGKVMQLVVQPYSGTDVSMDPSAYEPAKPGKAEGLKMIPLTIDRTAVADQAKIKAARHREFTFGRSDGTDTTPWTIKTDGGFGYSMDPRRISAAPQLASEATQAGFSGDGTLEVWKIKNGGSGWSHPVHVHFEEGVILSRDGKAPPEWEKWARKDVYRIGPDADSSSEVEMAIRFREFAGTYMEHCHNTQHEDNSMLLRWDIEHPGQFQVMPTPLPGWDGVQYMASVGLPTFRTASNNNTDTANKPPVAVNDSAATTAGKPIVINVLANDTDPEGNLPLTVKDLNQPDSGKGTVSTDGTSVTYTPPATVDTPFTASFAYTARDAKGADSLTQATVNVAVGPAVVADKIEVSSAVVQVRSNNRYTWDISGTTSVASGNSITVTAATTSGPLNLGTATLTTASTGARWRLSTTTTGSGPATPATITVKSALGQSVTAPISIK